A DNA window from Variovorax sp. J2L1-78 contains the following coding sequences:
- a CDS encoding M20 aminoacylase family protein yields MTVIADIEDKHAEFTALRRDIHAHPELAFKETRTSDLVAERLAAWGIEVHRGLGTTGVVGVLHGTRGPGERAIGLRADMDALPMPEHNRFLHASKNPGRMHGCGHDGHTAMLLGAAHYLSTHRDFEGTVNFIFQPAEEGGNAGAKAMMDDGLFDKFPCEEIYGIHNMPGFEVGHFAFRKGPTMASSNRFDIIVRGTGGHAAQPHKSVDTIVIAAQMVGALQTLISRHKNPIDVAVVSVTQIHAGDAYNVLPGEAVIKGTVRTFSTEVLDEIEANMRRIAEMLPQAHGGTGELKFHRAYPPLVNWDAQTDFAMQVAKDTFGADKVDGNTPQHGGAEDFSFYLQKVPGCYLFVGNGGGGHREETYHGMGPCELHNPNYDFNDALLPVGSTYWVRLVEAFFARE; encoded by the coding sequence ATGACCGTCATCGCCGACATCGAAGACAAGCACGCGGAGTTCACCGCGCTGCGCCGCGACATCCATGCGCACCCCGAACTCGCGTTCAAGGAAACGCGCACCTCCGACCTGGTGGCCGAGCGCCTCGCGGCGTGGGGCATCGAGGTGCACCGCGGGCTCGGCACGACGGGCGTGGTCGGCGTGCTGCACGGCACGCGCGGCCCCGGCGAGCGCGCCATCGGCCTGCGCGCCGACATGGACGCGCTGCCCATGCCCGAGCACAACCGCTTCCTGCACGCTTCGAAGAACCCCGGCCGCATGCACGGCTGCGGCCACGACGGCCACACGGCGATGCTGCTGGGCGCAGCGCACTACCTGTCGACCCACCGCGACTTCGAAGGCACCGTCAACTTCATCTTCCAGCCGGCGGAAGAGGGCGGCAACGCCGGTGCCAAGGCGATGATGGACGACGGCCTGTTCGACAAATTCCCCTGCGAAGAGATCTACGGCATCCACAACATGCCGGGCTTCGAGGTCGGCCACTTCGCCTTCCGCAAGGGCCCGACGATGGCCTCGAGCAACCGTTTCGACATCATCGTGCGCGGCACCGGCGGCCATGCGGCGCAGCCGCACAAGTCGGTCGACACCATCGTCATCGCCGCGCAGATGGTCGGCGCGCTGCAAACGCTGATCTCGCGCCACAAGAATCCGATCGACGTCGCGGTGGTGAGCGTCACGCAGATCCATGCGGGCGATGCCTACAACGTGCTGCCCGGCGAGGCCGTGATCAAAGGCACCGTGCGCACCTTCAGCACCGAGGTGCTCGACGAGATCGAGGCCAACATGCGCCGCATCGCCGAAATGCTGCCGCAGGCGCACGGCGGCACCGGCGAGCTGAAGTTCCACCGCGCCTACCCGCCGCTGGTCAACTGGGACGCGCAGACCGACTTCGCCATGCAGGTCGCCAAGGACACCTTCGGTGCCGACAAGGTCGACGGCAACACGCCGCAGCACGGCGGCGCCGAGGACTTCTCGTTCTACCTGCAGAAGGTGCCCGGCTGCTACCTCTTCGTCGGCAACGGGGGCGGCGGCCACCGCGAAGAGACCTACCACGGCATGGGCCCGTGCGAGCTGCACAACCCGAACTACGACTTCAACGACGCGTTGCTGCCGGTGGGCTCGACCTACTGGGTGCGGCTGGTCGAGGCCTTCTTCGCGCGCGAGTAA
- a CDS encoding Ig-like domain-containing protein: MLLAFLLFGCGGGGGGGLDPILGPPVLGVPPTVSATSPAASEPPVSGVAISSSVQATFSKRMSADSLTASSFTLACPAGASMSATVTYDAASSTATLTPTAALPPGTLCVATVTTAARDTTGLALAANFSWQFRTAGLPDTTRPTVIFTVPVPTATGVVTNTRITATFSEAMRAASLTADSFVVTGGSPASPIGGTVSYSASSRTATFTPTAATLPVNTVFTATVTTTATDAAGNALAGNTAVAPNAGNHVWTFTTGSTADAIPPTVLVVNPVAGATAVCRTQSINASFSEPMDPASIDTTTFRVTENGVAVSGAVSYDASNRIATFSPTAATGFSANVALSVTVASGAAGVRDLAGNPLAADQVWSFSTGTQACAPPIDLQSIAGFGAFGGGAGVTNQGINTVIGGNLGTTAACTLVTGLHDRFDIYTETPLNVGAVDGTIYCAPPAPGTVAKFDIATQARADAQASYNQLAALPAGSDPGAGQLGGLVLPPAVYTAAGGTFAITSGDLTLDALGDANATWVFQSSAAMTIGLPGIPRRVFLINGAKASNVFWQVGSAGRIEDGSTMVGTIIAPAGITISTAGQTVQTTLTGRAIGLTASVTMVNTTIVAP; encoded by the coding sequence ATGCTCCTCGCATTCCTGCTCTTTGGCTGCGGCGGCGGTGGCGGCGGTGGGCTCGACCCGATCCTGGGCCCGCCCGTCCTCGGTGTGCCCCCGACCGTCTCCGCGACCTCCCCGGCCGCCAGCGAGCCTCCTGTCAGCGGCGTGGCCATCAGCAGCAGCGTGCAGGCGACGTTCAGCAAGCGCATGTCCGCGGACAGCCTCACGGCCAGCAGCTTCACGCTGGCCTGTCCGGCAGGAGCCTCGATGAGCGCGACCGTCACTTACGACGCGGCGTCATCGACCGCGACCTTGACGCCGACGGCCGCCCTGCCGCCCGGCACGCTGTGCGTTGCAACCGTCACCACGGCAGCGCGGGACACCACGGGACTGGCGCTGGCGGCGAACTTCAGCTGGCAATTCCGGACCGCGGGCTTGCCGGACACCACCCGGCCCACCGTGATCTTCACAGTGCCGGTGCCGACGGCAACGGGCGTCGTAACCAACACCCGCATCACAGCGACCTTCAGCGAAGCGATGAGGGCGGCCTCGCTCACTGCCGACAGCTTTGTCGTCACAGGCGGGAGCCCGGCCAGCCCCATCGGCGGCACCGTGAGCTATTCGGCTTCCAGCCGCACGGCGACGTTCACGCCGACCGCGGCCACGCTACCGGTGAACACGGTGTTCACCGCGACGGTCACCACAACGGCAACGGATGCTGCAGGCAATGCGCTGGCAGGGAACACCGCCGTGGCGCCGAATGCGGGCAACCACGTCTGGACCTTCACCACCGGATCGACGGCGGACGCGATCCCGCCCACCGTCCTGGTGGTCAATCCGGTTGCCGGCGCGACCGCCGTGTGTCGCACCCAGTCGATCAACGCAAGCTTCAGCGAACCGATGGATCCGGCTTCGATCGACACGACGACCTTCCGGGTGACCGAGAACGGCGTGGCCGTATCCGGCGCGGTGAGCTATGACGCCTCGAATCGCATCGCGACGTTCTCGCCCACTGCCGCGACGGGCTTTTCCGCCAACGTGGCCCTGTCCGTGACCGTCGCTTCGGGTGCAGCGGGCGTAAGAGACCTGGCGGGCAATCCGCTGGCGGCCGACCAAGTATGGAGTTTCTCCACGGGCACTCAAGCCTGCGCGCCGCCGATCGACTTGCAGTCGATCGCAGGCTTCGGAGCCTTCGGCGGCGGCGCCGGGGTCACGAACCAAGGCATCAACACCGTCATCGGTGGCAACCTCGGCACGACTGCGGCGTGCACGCTCGTGACCGGTCTGCACGATCGTTTCGACATCTACACCGAAACTCCACTCAACGTCGGTGCGGTCGACGGCACCATCTACTGCGCGCCGCCTGCACCCGGCACCGTTGCAAAGTTCGACATCGCCACCCAGGCTCGCGCGGACGCTCAAGCAAGCTACAACCAGCTCGCTGCGCTGCCGGCCGGCAGCGACCCTGGTGCAGGACAGCTCGGCGGCCTGGTGCTGCCGCCCGCCGTCTACACCGCTGCAGGGGGCACCTTCGCGATCACCAGCGGCGACCTGACGCTGGACGCGCTGGGCGATGCCAACGCGACCTGGGTCTTCCAGAGTTCCGCCGCGATGACGATCGGCCTGCCTGGCATCCCGCGTCGCGTGTTTCTTATCAATGGCGCGAAGGCATCCAACGTGTTTTGGCAAGTCGGTTCCGCCGGGCGCATTGAAGATGGGAGCACGATGGTGGGCACCATCATCGCGCCGGCCGGCATCACGATCTCCACGGCCGGTCAGACCGTGCAGACCACCTTGACCGGGCGAGCGATCGGCCTGACCGCATCGGTCACGATGGTCAACACGACCATCGTCGCGCCATGA
- a CDS encoding N-formylglutamate amidohydrolase, giving the protein MTASTTVLPSVPTPFPPFTLRLPEGEPLPLICDSPHSGTKYPDDFGYAVPFNLLRAGEDTDVHVLWDALPSVGATLLAAEFPRAYIDPNRDIEDIDAGMLAEPWPTPLNPSEKTRLGIGLIWRDAKKNGNGAIYDRKLPVAEVQNRIATYHAPYHAAMREHIEAAYARFGAVWHLNLHSMPADSYEGLQIQSDHPLADFVLGDRDGTTAAPEFTAMVAEALKKRGFNVAINDPFKGVALIARLGRPAERRHSLQIEVHRGLYMNEITRERSAGFQALQDALKGVSQDIATYVKDHLK; this is encoded by the coding sequence ATGACCGCTTCGACAACCGTTCTCCCCAGCGTTCCCACGCCGTTCCCGCCTTTCACGCTGCGCCTGCCCGAAGGCGAGCCGCTGCCGCTGATCTGCGACTCGCCGCACAGCGGCACGAAGTACCCCGACGACTTCGGCTATGCCGTGCCCTTCAACCTGCTGCGTGCCGGCGAAGACACCGACGTGCATGTGCTGTGGGACGCGTTGCCTTCCGTCGGCGCCACGCTGCTGGCGGCCGAGTTCCCGCGCGCCTACATCGACCCGAACCGCGACATCGAGGACATCGACGCGGGCATGCTCGCCGAACCCTGGCCTACGCCACTCAACCCCAGTGAGAAGACGCGCCTGGGCATCGGCCTGATCTGGCGCGACGCGAAGAAGAACGGCAACGGTGCCATCTACGACCGGAAGCTGCCGGTGGCCGAGGTCCAGAACCGCATCGCGACCTACCACGCGCCCTACCACGCAGCGATGCGTGAGCACATCGAGGCCGCCTATGCGCGCTTCGGTGCCGTGTGGCACCTGAACCTGCACTCGATGCCCGCCGACTCGTACGAGGGCCTGCAGATCCAGAGCGACCATCCGCTCGCGGACTTCGTGCTGGGCGACCGCGACGGCACCACCGCCGCGCCCGAGTTCACCGCGATGGTGGCCGAGGCGCTCAAGAAGCGTGGCTTCAACGTCGCCATCAACGACCCCTTCAAGGGCGTGGCGCTGATCGCCCGCCTGGGCCGGCCGGCGGAACGCCGGCACAGCCTGCAGATCGAGGTGCACCGCGGCCTCTACATGAACGAAATCACCCGCGAGCGCAGTGCAGGTTTCCAGGCCCTGCAAGATGCGCTCAAGGGCGTCTCCCAGGACATCGCAACCTACGTGAAGGACCACCTGAAATGA
- a CDS encoding ABC transporter substrate-binding protein, producing the protein MRGIASTASFRPHARRLLIAAVVAGAAFSGSVFARDLVVALKTEPTSMDPQYHALTPNIQLSQTLFDPLVCVDADLKPEPCLAESWKAEGNVWTFKLRPNVKFSDGSPMTSADVLFTFDRVPKVPNSPSSFKIYLQKVEKIEAPDALTVRITTTEPYPLLPINMVGLPIMSAKAAAGSAPEGKTTTELNAGTGLVGTGPYKFVSWKRGSEIIFERNPNYWGKAPAWDKVIYRPISNPAARTAALLAGDVDLVEDPPTDDLERLKKEPKLTVETKASNRVIYVALDQNGETTPGITDTNGKNPLLDKRVREALSLAIDRQALVARTMGGVASPAAQLLPYPMFGASKNLTTAAKPNPEKAKALLKEAGYPNGFTLVLGTPNGRYINDSKVAQTLAAMWTRIGVKTSIDANAPAVFFKNRDSYVYSAYLAGWGTATGEMSNTLNSLLVTPNKDKGVGTTNRSRYSNPAMDKLVADSATQMDDTVRAATLAKASELAMADFAMLPIHFEHSVWAMKKDVSFKGRADQQTMIQYAVPAKK; encoded by the coding sequence ATGCGAGGCATTGCTTCAACCGCATCCTTTCGGCCTCATGCGCGCCGCCTGCTGATCGCCGCCGTCGTTGCCGGTGCCGCGTTTTCGGGTTCTGTGTTTGCGCGTGACCTGGTCGTCGCCCTGAAGACCGAGCCCACGTCGATGGACCCGCAGTACCACGCGCTCACGCCGAACATCCAGCTGTCGCAGACACTGTTCGACCCGCTGGTGTGCGTCGATGCCGACTTGAAGCCCGAGCCCTGCCTGGCGGAGTCCTGGAAAGCCGAGGGCAATGTCTGGACCTTCAAGCTGCGGCCCAACGTCAAGTTCTCCGACGGCTCGCCGATGACCTCGGCCGACGTGTTGTTCACCTTCGACCGCGTGCCCAAGGTGCCCAACAGCCCGTCGTCCTTCAAGATCTATCTGCAGAAGGTCGAGAAGATCGAGGCGCCCGACGCGCTGACGGTGCGCATCACCACGACCGAGCCCTACCCGCTGCTGCCGATCAACATGGTGGGCCTGCCCATCATGTCGGCCAAGGCCGCTGCGGGCTCGGCACCCGAGGGCAAGACCACCACCGAGCTGAACGCCGGCACCGGCCTGGTGGGCACCGGCCCGTACAAGTTCGTGTCGTGGAAGCGCGGCTCGGAAATCATCTTCGAGCGCAACCCGAACTACTGGGGCAAGGCGCCCGCGTGGGACAAGGTGATCTACCGCCCCATCAGCAACCCGGCCGCCCGCACGGCGGCGCTGCTTGCGGGGGACGTCGACCTGGTGGAAGACCCGCCGACAGACGACCTGGAGCGCCTGAAGAAGGAGCCCAAGCTCACGGTCGAGACCAAGGCCTCGAACCGCGTCATCTATGTCGCGCTCGACCAGAACGGCGAGACCACGCCCGGCATCACCGACACCAACGGCAAGAACCCGCTGCTCGACAAGCGTGTGCGCGAGGCGCTGTCGCTGGCCATCGATCGGCAGGCGCTGGTCGCACGCACCATGGGCGGCGTCGCGTCGCCGGCCGCGCAACTGCTGCCGTACCCGATGTTCGGCGCCAGCAAGAACCTCACGACCGCCGCCAAGCCGAACCCCGAGAAGGCCAAGGCGCTGCTGAAGGAAGCCGGCTACCCGAACGGCTTCACGCTCGTGTTGGGCACGCCCAACGGCCGCTACATCAACGACAGCAAGGTCGCGCAGACGCTCGCCGCCATGTGGACGCGCATCGGCGTGAAGACCTCGATCGATGCCAACGCGCCGGCCGTGTTCTTCAAGAACCGCGACAGCTATGTCTACAGCGCCTACCTGGCCGGTTGGGGCACAGCGACCGGCGAGATGTCGAACACGCTGAATTCGCTGCTGGTCACGCCGAACAAGGACAAGGGCGTGGGCACGACCAACCGCAGCCGCTACTCCAACCCGGCGATGGACAAGCTGGTCGCCGACTCGGCGACGCAGATGGACGACACGGTGCGCGCCGCCACGCTGGCCAAGGCCAGCGAGCTCGCGATGGCCGACTTCGCGATGCTGCCGATCCACTTCGAGCATTCGGTGTGGGCGATGAAGAAGGACGTGAGCTTCAAGGGCCGCGCCGACCAGCAGACGATGATCCAGTACGCGGTGCCCGCCAAGAAGTAG
- a CDS encoding OmpA family protein: MNSKQTLRVLGAAAIASLSGASALAQEGGYYYGGLSVGQSRAKIDDERITAGLLAAGLQTTAMSLDERSAAFKLFGGYQFNRYFALEGGYFDLGKFGYTSTTSPAGTLNGQIKLRGFNLDLVGTLPITDRLSAIGRVGAQVAKASDRFSGTGAVQVLDPTPHKRDTNYKVGLGLQYEITPSFLIRGEAERYRINDAVGNRGDVNMFSVTLVMPFGRTAAPAPRSAMASSYVASVPAAEPPPPAPAPAPPMRPRMSFSADSLFAFDAATLRPEGRGALDRFMAEIGSTRFDVITIEGHTDRLGRDAYNQKLSLRRAESVKAYFVAGGRFAPDKFSVTGKGETAPVTRPEDCKGTAPTAALIACLQPDRRVVVEVTGVP, from the coding sequence ATGAATTCCAAGCAAACGCTACGTGTTCTCGGCGCGGCCGCGATCGCATCACTGTCCGGCGCCTCGGCGCTGGCACAGGAGGGCGGCTACTACTACGGCGGACTGTCCGTTGGACAATCGCGGGCAAAGATCGACGACGAGCGAATCACCGCCGGTCTTCTCGCAGCGGGCCTGCAAACCACTGCAATGTCGCTGGATGAACGCAGCGCCGCCTTCAAGCTGTTCGGCGGCTATCAGTTCAATCGCTACTTCGCGTTGGAAGGCGGTTACTTCGATCTGGGAAAGTTCGGCTACACGTCCACCACGTCACCGGCAGGAACGCTCAACGGCCAGATCAAGTTGCGCGGCTTCAACCTCGATCTGGTCGGGACGTTGCCGATCACCGATCGACTCTCCGCCATCGGTCGGGTCGGTGCGCAGGTTGCCAAAGCCAGCGACCGCTTCAGCGGCACGGGTGCCGTCCAGGTTCTCGATCCCACCCCTCACAAGCGTGATACGAACTACAAGGTCGGCCTGGGTCTTCAGTACGAAATCACGCCGTCATTTCTGATCCGCGGTGAGGCAGAACGCTATCGGATCAACGATGCGGTTGGCAACCGCGGCGACGTGAACATGTTCTCCGTCACGCTGGTCATGCCTTTCGGTCGCACCGCGGCGCCGGCGCCTCGCTCAGCGATGGCAAGCTCCTACGTCGCGTCGGTGCCGGCAGCCGAGCCGCCCCCGCCGGCACCCGCCCCGGCGCCGCCGATGCGTCCACGGATGAGCTTCTCCGCCGACTCGCTGTTCGCATTCGATGCCGCCACGCTGCGCCCGGAAGGCCGCGGCGCGCTCGACAGGTTCATGGCAGAGATCGGCAGTACGCGGTTCGATGTCATCACCATCGAAGGACACACGGACCGGCTCGGGCGCGATGCATACAACCAGAAGCTCTCGTTGCGGCGCGCGGAGTCGGTGAAGGCGTACTTTGTCGCAGGCGGACGCTTTGCGCCTGACAAGTTCTCTGTGACGGGCAAAGGCGAGACTGCGCCAGTCACCCGTCCGGAAGACTGCAAAGGCACGGCGCCGACTGCGGCGTTGATCGCCTGCCTGCAGCCTGATCGCCGTGTGGTGGTCGAGGTCACCGGCGTCCCGTGA
- a CDS encoding ABC transporter permease has translation MVAEGPVAKLPPPETPWQRFRREFMANKLAMFGLVLLALAVFAAVFAPWISPQNPYDIGKLDIFDSKLPPGSRDAADTMTYWLGTDGQARDLLSAIFYGLRTSLMVGGISVAAALAIGSVVGLAAAYFGGWIDALLMRIVDIQLSFPAILVALILLAILGKGVDKVIIALIIVQWAYFARAARGAALVERAKEYVEAAQCMSLGWPRVLLRHMLPNCMPPLIVIATIDLAHAIALESTLSFLGVGVPVTEPSLGMLIANGFEFLLSGNYWISFFPGIALALSIVGINLVGDHLRDILNPHNAR, from the coding sequence ATCGTGGCCGAAGGGCCGGTGGCCAAGCTGCCGCCGCCCGAGACGCCGTGGCAGCGCTTTCGCCGCGAGTTCATGGCCAACAAGCTGGCGATGTTCGGCCTGGTGCTGCTCGCGCTGGCGGTGTTCGCCGCGGTGTTCGCGCCGTGGATCTCGCCGCAGAACCCGTACGACATCGGCAAGCTCGACATCTTCGATTCGAAGCTGCCGCCCGGCAGCCGGGATGCGGCCGACACCATGACCTACTGGCTGGGTACCGACGGCCAGGCGCGCGACCTGCTTTCGGCCATCTTCTATGGCCTGCGCACCAGCTTGATGGTGGGCGGCATCTCGGTGGCGGCGGCGCTCGCCATCGGCAGCGTGGTCGGGCTGGCGGCCGCCTATTTCGGCGGCTGGATCGACGCGCTGCTGATGCGCATCGTCGACATCCAGCTGTCGTTCCCGGCCATCCTGGTCGCGCTGATCCTGCTGGCCATCCTGGGCAAGGGCGTCGACAAGGTGATCATCGCGCTCATCATCGTGCAGTGGGCCTACTTCGCGCGGGCCGCGCGCGGTGCCGCGCTGGTGGAGCGTGCCAAGGAATACGTCGAGGCCGCGCAGTGCATGTCGCTCGGCTGGCCGCGCGTGCTGCTGCGTCACATGCTGCCCAACTGCATGCCCCCGCTGATCGTGATCGCGACCATCGACCTGGCACACGCCATCGCACTCGAGTCGACGCTGTCCTTCCTCGGCGTCGGCGTGCCGGTGACCGAGCCGTCGCTGGGCATGTTGATCGCCAACGGCTTCGAGTTTCTGCTGTCGGGCAACTACTGGATCTCGTTCTTCCCGGGCATCGCGCTGGCGCTGTCGATCGTGGGCATCAACCTGGTGGGCGACCATCTGCGCGACATCCTCAACCCGCACAACGCCAGATGA
- a CDS encoding ABC transporter permease, which yields MLAFIIRRLLQAMLVMAVMSGLVFVGLYVVGDPVSMMASAEATDLERDEIRANFGLDKPLWQQYGIFMSHALQLDFGKSFLTGQSAMGLILERMPATLELAIVSMGLSMLVGVPLGIWAGLRPNAISTRGIMTGSVLGFSLPNFWVGLMLIMVFAVYLGWLPASGRGATRHIGPLDLSVLTLDGWSRLLLPAVTIALAKGALIIRVTRAATREALPMDYIKFARAKGLGWSRILRVHLLKNIMIPIITVGGLEFGQVVAFAVVTETIFAWPGMGKLLLDSIITLDRPVVVAYLILIVFFLVMLNLAVDILYSVLDPRVRLQGAKA from the coding sequence GTGCTGGCCTTCATCATTCGCCGCCTGCTGCAGGCCATGCTCGTCATGGCCGTGATGTCGGGCCTGGTCTTCGTCGGCCTCTACGTCGTCGGCGACCCCGTGTCGATGATGGCGAGCGCCGAGGCGACCGACCTCGAACGCGACGAGATCCGCGCCAATTTCGGGCTCGACAAGCCGCTGTGGCAGCAGTACGGCATCTTCATGTCGCATGCGCTGCAGCTGGACTTCGGCAAGAGCTTCCTCACCGGCCAGTCGGCCATGGGGTTGATCCTGGAGCGCATGCCGGCGACGCTCGAACTGGCCATCGTGTCGATGGGCCTGTCGATGCTCGTCGGCGTGCCGCTGGGCATCTGGGCCGGGCTGCGGCCCAACGCGATCAGCACGCGCGGCATCATGACCGGCTCGGTGCTGGGTTTCTCGTTGCCCAACTTTTGGGTCGGGCTGATGCTCATCATGGTGTTCGCGGTGTACCTGGGCTGGCTGCCGGCGAGCGGGCGCGGGGCCACGCGGCACATCGGGCCGCTCGACCTAAGCGTGCTCACGCTCGACGGCTGGTCGCGCCTGCTGCTGCCGGCCGTCACCATCGCGCTGGCCAAGGGCGCGCTGATCATCCGCGTCACGCGCGCCGCCACGCGCGAGGCGCTGCCGATGGACTACATCAAGTTCGCGCGTGCCAAGGGCCTGGGCTGGAGCCGCATCCTGCGCGTGCACCTGCTCAAGAACATCATGATCCCGATCATCACGGTCGGCGGGCTGGAGTTCGGCCAGGTGGTCGCCTTCGCGGTGGTCACCGAAACCATCTTCGCGTGGCCCGGCATGGGCAAGCTGCTGCTCGACTCCATCATCACGTTGGACCGCCCGGTGGTGGTGGCCTACCTGATCCTCATCGTGTTCTTCCTCGTGATGCTCAATCTCGCGGTGGACATCCTCTACTCGGTGCTCGACCCGCGCGTGCGCTTGCAGGGAGCCAAGGCATGA
- a CDS encoding ABC transporter ATP-binding protein: MTHDHSTPVLEVQGLQTHFFTHGGVVKAVDGVDLKVHAGEILGLVGESGSGKSITGFSVIGLIDAPGRIAGGHIRYLGEELVGATEQRLQKLRGKEIAMIFQDPMMTLNPVLRVDTQMVEAIHAHEKVSAKAALARARDALAMVGIPSPEERLQTYPHQLSGGMRQRVAIAIALLNRPKLIIADEPTTALDVTIQAQILYEVQKLCRETGTAMIWITHDLAVVSGLADRIAVMYAGRIVESGATADVIRAPSHPYTRGLIDSIPTRATHGTLLRQIPGMTPSLLHLPQGCAFRPRCSHATDTCLAVPQPEPAPAGKTVRCWHMLTPEMA, translated from the coding sequence ATGACGCACGATCATTCGACACCCGTGCTCGAGGTGCAGGGCCTGCAGACGCACTTCTTCACCCACGGCGGCGTGGTCAAGGCGGTCGACGGCGTCGACTTGAAGGTGCATGCCGGCGAGATCCTCGGCTTGGTCGGCGAATCGGGCTCGGGCAAGAGCATCACCGGCTTCTCCGTCATCGGCCTGATCGATGCGCCCGGCCGCATCGCCGGCGGCCACATCCGCTACCTCGGTGAAGAGTTGGTCGGCGCGACCGAGCAGCGGCTGCAGAAGCTGCGCGGCAAGGAGATCGCGATGATCTTCCAGGACCCGATGATGACGCTCAACCCGGTGCTGCGGGTCGACACGCAGATGGTCGAGGCGATCCACGCGCACGAGAAGGTCAGTGCCAAGGCCGCGCTGGCGCGGGCGCGCGATGCGCTCGCGATGGTCGGCATCCCGTCGCCCGAAGAGCGGTTGCAGACCTACCCGCACCAGCTCTCGGGCGGCATGCGTCAGCGCGTGGCGATCGCCATCGCGCTGCTCAACCGGCCCAAACTCATCATCGCGGACGAGCCGACCACCGCGCTCGACGTGACCATCCAGGCGCAGATCCTCTACGAGGTGCAGAAGCTGTGCCGCGAGACCGGCACCGCGATGATCTGGATCACGCACGACCTGGCCGTGGTGTCGGGTCTGGCCGACCGCATCGCCGTGATGTATGCCGGGCGCATCGTCGAGAGCGGTGCGACCGCCGACGTGATCCGCGCGCCATCGCACCCGTACACGCGCGGGCTGATCGATTCGATTCCCACGCGCGCCACGCACGGCACGCTGCTGCGGCAGATCCCGGGCATGACGCCGTCCCTGCTGCACCTGCCGCAGGGCTGCGCCTTCCGCCCGCGCTGCAGCCACGCGACCGACACCTGCCTGGCCGTGCCGCAGCCCGAGCCCGCACCGGCGGGCAAGACGGTGCGCTGCTGGCACATGCTGACCCCCGAGATGGCCTGA
- a CDS encoding ABC transporter ATP-binding protein, with the protein METLLEPTPVSHVGTGTPLLQLQGISKRFVQDIDLAGRIANLMGADNRASVVHAVADVDLEIRPGEVIGVVGESGCGKSTLGRVIAGINPPTEGTVSYLGKPIGDMNATERRAWGLGVQMIFQNPMASLNPRMRVMDIVGEAPVVHGLVKAKDKAEYVGALMRQVGLDPDYAQRYPHQFSGGQRQRIGIARALALKPRLIVCDEAVAALDVSIQAQVLNLFLALRREFDLTYLFISHNLGVVGHVSDRVVIMYLGRIVEVAPTETIFNAPNHPYTQALLSELPTLETTRRAYQPIKGELPSPLAPPSGCAFHPRCPHAMPRCQVEAPQLRTLQPGHTSACHLNDLPA; encoded by the coding sequence ATGGAAACCCTTCTCGAACCCACCCCCGTGAGCCATGTCGGCACCGGCACGCCGCTGCTGCAGCTCCAGGGCATTTCCAAGCGCTTCGTGCAGGACATCGACCTGGCCGGGCGCATCGCGAACCTGATGGGCGCGGACAACCGCGCGTCCGTCGTGCATGCGGTGGCCGATGTCGACCTGGAGATCCGGCCCGGCGAGGTGATCGGCGTGGTCGGCGAGTCCGGCTGCGGCAAGTCGACGCTGGGCCGCGTCATCGCCGGCATCAACCCGCCGACCGAAGGCACCGTCAGCTACCTCGGCAAGCCGATCGGCGACATGAACGCGACCGAGCGCCGTGCCTGGGGCCTGGGCGTGCAGATGATCTTCCAGAACCCGATGGCCTCGCTCAACCCGCGCATGCGGGTGATGGACATCGTGGGCGAGGCGCCGGTGGTGCACGGGCTCGTGAAGGCCAAGGACAAGGCCGAGTATGTCGGCGCGCTGATGCGCCAGGTCGGGCTCGACCCCGACTACGCGCAGCGCTACCCGCACCAGTTCTCGGGCGGGCAGCGCCAGCGCATCGGCATCGCACGGGCGCTGGCGCTCAAGCCGCGGCTGATCGTCTGCGATGAAGCGGTGGCGGCACTCGACGTGTCGATCCAGGCGCAGGTGCTCAACCTGTTCCTGGCACTGCGCCGCGAGTTCGATCTGACCTATCTCTTCATCAGCCACAACCTCGGGGTGGTGGGGCATGTGTCGGACCGCGTGGTCATCATGTACCTCGGCCGCATCGTCGAGGTGGCGCCGACGGAGACCATCTTCAACGCGCCGAACCATCCGTACACGCAGGCGCTGCTGTCCGAGCTGCCGACGCTCGAAACGACGCGCCGCGCCTACCAGCCCATCAAGGGCGAACTGCCATCCCCGCTGGCGCCGCCCTCCGGCTGCGCCTTCCATCCGCGCTGCCCGCATGCGATGCCGCGCTGCCAGGTCGAGGCGCCGCAGCTGCGCACCCTGCAGCCCGGCCACACCAGCGCGTGCCACCTCAACGACCTTCCTGCATGA